AGCCAGAAGCCCGGCGTGCGGCTCATCGCGTCGTAGGCCCGGACCGCGCCGGGTACGTCTATGCCCTCCAGGCTGCGACGGCGAACGACACGCACCGGCACGAGCCAGACCGCCAGAACCGCCGCGGCTGTCGCGATGATGAAAGGCCAGACCATGCGGCGATTATCGAACTAAACGGGTCGGTGGTCAAGCGCCCAAACGGGGCCGACCGGGGAATCCGGCGCCCTTCCGATAAATTATTTGTTTACAAATCAACTGGTGTGTGCTATCATGCGCCCGCTCTGGTCTTATTTGGGCCAGGGTTGTAACGGGGACGGTCATCCGCCGTTCTTTGGAAGGAGGGGCATCCCTCCAAGGTAGAGCGCCCACGAGGCGCTATAAGAAAGCAGGTTCGAGAGTGAAGCTGTTCGTAGGGAGCTTGAGCTGGGACACTACAGATCAGACGCTTCGCGATGCGTTCAAGCGCTTCGGTGAGGTAGTCGAGGCCAAGGTAATCACCGAGCGTGATTCCGGTCGGTCCCGGGGCTTTGGGTTTGTGACTTTTGCTGACGACGAGGCGGGGAGGAAAGCCGTATCCGAGATGAATGGTACCGAGCTAGACGGTCGGACCATCCGGGTGGATGAGGCGAGCGAGAGAAAACCGCGCGAGTCCAGATACGATCGCTAAGAAGCGCAAAACCAAACGCACGGGGGGGAGGTTAAGCCTCCCCCCTTTTTCATGCATCGAGACGGTCGTGCCCGTCGGTAAGGCTATTGCACGGAAGGGGTCGCCGAGCCTCCCCCCTTTTACGTGTACATGTGCGATCTACCGGAAGGGCCGCGGGATACGCGGAATCACGGGGGAAAGGCCGAGCCTCTCCCAGTATTCATTCCCCTGAACCGCGCGTGGGCGGACCGGCATCCCCGTTCTTCGGAATTGACTCGGACGGGGGTTCTCGGTTATAGTGAAAATCTCTCAACCCAAAGCCGGAGACGCCACATGAAACACGTGAAGAAGTTACTCATTATCGCGGGTCTCGTCGCCCTGGTCTTCACCGTCGGCTGCAAGCCCGAGCTCTCCTTCGCCGCCTTCTTCGACTCGGTGTACAACGACTACTACCTCTTCGCGATTGACTCCGACGGCCAGCTCTGGAGCGCGTCCCAGGAGGGCTGGTCGAAGGACGGGCTGGCCTGCCCCGGCAAGTCCCCCTACAGCCTGGGCGCCTGCTACGACGCCGGCGCGGACGACTGGGTGGTGGCCGCCATTGACTCCGACGGCCAGCTCTGGCTCTCGGGGCGCGAGGAGTGGTCAACCCTGGGCGGCAAGCTCTACGGCGTGCCACCCTTCACCCTCGCCTGTTTCTACGACTCCGAGCTCTACTCGGCGATTTTCTACGCCATGTCGGCCGACGGCGGGCTCTTCTATTTCGACGGCGAAAACTGGAGCGTGGACGGCTCCCCCTGCCTGGGTAAGGGGCCCTACGCCGTCACAGGCTTCCACGACTCCACGGATGACCTGTGGATCCTGAAGTGCATAGACACCACCGGCCGGGTGTTCAACGCCCGGATCGAGGACTGGGCGGACGAGGGCCAGAACGTCCCCGGCAAGGCGCCCTTCGACATCTCCGGCTTCTTCGACCCCATCTACGACACCTACCTCTTCTACTCCGTCAACTCCGAGGGTCAGCTCTACGTCCAGGGCGACACCTGGGAGGCGGCGGGGGAGAAGTGCGGCGGCGAGGGGCCTTACCGCCTCTCCTGCTTCTACGACTCCAACGACGGCTACTGGTTAGTGTACTGCCTGGACGGCTCCGGGGCGGTGTACACCCACAGTGGGGACACATGGGCCAAGTGGATAGACGGGATGCAGTAGGACGTGTCCGTTCGTGTGTAAAAAAAGGGGACGGCGCGGGCCGTCCCTTTCCGTCGGTATGTCCGGGGGGTGAACGTAGGGGCGGGCCGTAGAACGAGTCCTCTGTGCACGCCCTTTTTTTTAGGCCCTCACCTCGGCCCGCGCCATGCGTTGCGATGACGTAGGGCGGCCCCGTGGGACGAGTCCTCTGCGGGCCGCCGCGAATTACGATGACGTAGGGGCGGGTCTCCTGACCCGCCCGCGGGCGACCGTGGACGGTCGCCCCTACGGAAGTTATACGCAGATGCGGGCCGACCTAAAGGTCGGCCCCTCCGAGGTTGATGCGCGATTAAATCCAAATATGTAGGGCGGGGATTCCCATCCCCGCCGTTTGTGTGGGATGAAATGGGGGTCGTTGATTTTCGCTGCTTTCTACCCTCACCCTCGGTCCCTCTCCCACAGGGAGAGGGAGGCCGCTCTTTCGCACCCTCAACCGCTAACGACGGCCAGGGCCTCGGCGGCGGTGAACAGCCGCTCCTCGGAAAACGCCGGACCCATGAGCTGCATCCCGATGGGCAACCCATTATCATCCTCGCCCCACGGCACACAGAGCGCCGGCAGGCCGGCCAGGTTCGCCGGGTTGGTGAACATGTCGCCCAGGAAGGTCGCCAGCGGCTTGCCCGAAATCTCGCCCAGCTTGAACGCGGTGGTGGGGAAGGTGGGGGAGACGATGAGGCCGACCCGGTTGAATGCGTCGTCCAGCTCCCGGCGTATTTTGGTCCGCACGCGCTGAGCCCGCAGGTAGTACGCGTCGTAGTACCCCTCGGCCAGGGCGAAGGTGCCGAGCATGATCCGCCGCTTGACCTCGTCCCCGAAGCCCAGGCCCCGGGTGGCGGCGTACATCCGCAACAGGCGGTCGGCGCGGGGACCGAAAACCACGTCTTCCGGCATCTCCTCCACGCGGACGCCGTAGTTGACCCCGTCGAAGCGGGCCAGGTTGGCCGAGGCCTCGGCCAGGGCGGTGAGCACGTAGACGGCGATGGAGTGAACGCCGGAGGGGAGGGAGACCTCGACGATGCGGCAGCCCATCCCGGCGAATTTTTCCAGGAGGCGGTCGAAGGCCCTTGCGACCTCCGGCTGGATACCCTCGGCGTCACGGTGCTCGCGGACGTAGCCCACGGCGAAACCGGCGCAGGGGTCGAAGTTCCCCGGCAGCTTATCGGGCGGGAGGGCGCTGGTGGCGTCGGCGGGGTCCGGCCCGGCGCAGGCCTCGAAGGCCAGCCTCACGTCGTCGGGATTTTTCCCAAAAATGCCGATCTGGTCCATGGAGCTGGCGAAGGCCACCAGGCCGTGCCGGGAGAGGCGGCCGTAGGTGGGCTTGAGGCCGTATACGCCGCAGAAGGCCGCGGGCTGGCGCGTGCTCCCGCCGGTGTCCGACCCCAGGGCCAGCGGCACGGAGCCGGCGGCCACCGCCACCGCGCTCCCTCCCGATGACCCGCCGGGGATGCGCGACGGGTCGCGGGGGTGGGTGACCGGCCCGAAGGCGCTGGTCTCGTTTGAACTGCCGAAGGCGAACTCGTCGAGGTTGGTCTTGCCGAGAACGACGGCCCCGGCTTTTTCCAGGCGCTCGACGACGGTGGCGGTGTAGGTCGGGCGGTAGTTTGCGAGAATTTTACTGGCGCAGGTGGTCGGGGCGCCCCGCCAGCAGATGTTGTCCTTGACGGCCAGGGGGACGCCGTATAGCGGGAGCCTCGCTTTCACCTTCGGTGTAAGGGAGGTCAGCTCGCGCAGCCGTTCGTCCAACCGATTGGCCTCGATCAGGCTGATGTAGGCGTTGTTGTCGGCTTTAACCTGCCCCGCCCGGGCGAGGGCGTCGTGTGCGTGCTCGCGGAGGCGGCGCTCGTCCGCCCGCAACTGCGGAACCAGCTCCCGCAATCTTTTACCAGCTTCGGCCACTACGCCCCCATGACCTTGAAGTTGAATGGACCGTTGAAATTATACCTTTTATGGGTGTCGTAAGCGAATCCCCTCCCCCCTCTGTGGGGAAGCGCGCTTACGGGTTAGTGTGAGGGGCTGCCGTGTGTCCCCTCTCCCTGTGGGAGAGGGATTAGGGGTGAGGTCTACTAAATAAAAAACAGGCCGACCTAAAGGTCGGCCCCTACGTCATCGCAACCGGGGTGAGGGTTGCGATGGTCCCCTCTCCCTTCCAGTGAGCGGCGCGCCGACGGGTTAGGGTGAGGGTAGGGACCGGGAACGTCGAAAAGGCGGCGGGGAAAGGATTCCCCGCCCTACATCATCGCAATCAGAGGGTGAAAAAACCGTCAACACCCCAACCGGTCGGCCAATTCTCCCAGGTCGGTGACCTCGGCGAAGAGCTTTTCCCTCAATTCCTCGTAGCCGGGCAGCGGCCGGGGGAAGCGTCGGACGAGCGCCGCCCGCATCCCCGCGAAAAGCGCCGGCGCCAGGTCCGTGTCCGTCCTATCTCCGACCATGAGCGTCGCGCCCGGCTCGACCCCGCAGGCCGCAATTAATTCAGAGAAAAACTCCGGCTGCGGCTTGCGGTACCCCACCTCATTGGAGAGGAACAGGAGGCTGAAATATTCCGTCAGTCCGTGCCGTGTTAGCCAGGGCCGCGCGGTCCCTACGGTGTTGCTGGCCAGGGCGAGGCGGTATTTTCGGGTCAGCCGTTCCAGCGCGGGTGGGACGTCGCCGTAGGGTGGCGCCCCGATGGCCGCGGGATTTTCCAAAATCCGCCCCTCGAAACGCTCCCGCAGGACGGCGAAGGCCGCGGGACCGGCTGAGTAGTGCTCCAGGGTCGCCAGGATGGAACCCTTCTCCCGTCGGACCGCCCGGACTTCCTCGACGGGCGCCCCGACGAGCTCGGCCGCCAGGGAAATCATGGCGCCGCGCGCCGCTCGGTCGTCGTTCAACACGCCGCCGAAATCGAGGCAGACCCAGGAAATTTCCACGTCACTCGACAAACTTCGCCGGACGGCGTTCCACGAAGGCCGTCATCCCCTCGGTAGCCTCGCGCTCCCCGAAGAGGGCGCCGAAAGCGGACGCCTCGTTTTTATACGCCTGCGACGGGTCGCCCCAGACGCCGGAGTGTATCGCCCGCTTGGCGGCGGCCACGCTCACCGGCCCCCGCGCCGCCGCGGCAAAAGCCCATTCACGGGCCTGGGGGAGAAGCTCCTCCGCCGGCACGACGGCGTTGACTAGCCCCATCTTCAGGCAGTCCTCGGCGGTGTAGTTCCCGCCCAGCAGAATCATTTCCTTGGCCTTCGCCGGTCCCACCAGGCGCGCCAGGCGCTGGGTGCCGCCGAAGCCGGGAATGAGCCCCAGCTTCACCTCGGGCTGCCCCATCTGCGCCTCCCGCGAGGCTATGCGCAGGTCGCAGGCCAGCGCCAGCTCGCAGCCCCCGCCCAGGGCGAAGCCGTTCACGGCGGCGATGGTCACGCAGGGCAGCGCCTCCAGCTTGGAGAAAACGCCCTGACCCAGGAGGCTGAACTGCTCCGCCTCTTTCTTGGTCATGCCGCTCATGGCGGAAATGTCGGCCCCCGCCACGAAGGCGCGACCGGCACCGGTCACGATCAGGGCGGATAGCCTCTCGTCGTCCAGCCCGTCCAAGCATTCCGAAAGCTCGACCAGGAGCTCCCGGTTCAGGGCGTTCATCTTCGGCCGGTCAATGACGAGCTCGTAGTACGGAAGCCCGCTCTCAACGCTCTTTTTCTCCAGATGGAGAAACTCGTATCCCATCCTTTTCCCTCCCGTCAACAAATGTTGGAGCATCTTTCCTTCATCCGAACCCGAAACTCGAACTTACGGATTCATCCCGCCCTGCAACTCGAAAAAAATACACAAGTTAACAAAATCACGCGCGTCACAGGGGAATTGTTGAAGCCGAAGGTATTGAATGTTGATTACGCCCCACCCATTGTTTATACCTTTGGCACCCCTTCAAACTGACCTATCTGTCCACTTTTGTCAACAAGTTTTCAACATCGCCGCTCACCGTCACAACCCCCGAAAAACTAACGTTCTCCTGCGAAAAACCCCCTTTTTCCATCCACTCTACCTTCAACATCCCCTGTCATCGCGAAGTGCCGCCCCCACTGCATCCATACACCAACCACCACGGTTGTTCGTCATTTCCACACCCCTACTCCTACTAATCCCCTTCATTAATTTTTATTTGTTTATTAACAGCCGCAAGTAGGAAAGGTCAAAAAGATGGAATCGTTTCGCCTCGACGGGGGATGTTCTTGCGCTGAGATTGAGAGCACTGGGTGACGGTTTCTCGTAAGGGCTGCGGATTGCCCGGGTGGTTCGGGCCCGGTGGGTGGTTTTTTACTTCCGCTGGATTGCAGGTGTTACATGGAACGGTTGCTTTGAAGACGAGTTCTTGTTAATGGTAACGGTTTGCGGCTCTGTGATGAAAGGCTGTTTCGACCGCCCCGTTTGTTTGTTTACCTGGAATGGCCGGGTCATCTTTTCGAGACCAGCTCCTTGATCATGCTGGTGGCGATGACCAGGCGCTGTATCTGGTTCGTGCCCTCGTAGATCTGGGTTATCTTGGCGTCGCGCATGAGCTTTTCCGCCGGATAGTCCTTCATGTAGCCGTAGCCGCCCAAAATCTGCACGGCGTCGGTGGTGACCCGCATGGCGACGTCGGAGGCGAGGAGCTTGGACATGGCGCTGACCTTGGATATGTCCCTGGCGCCGGAGTCTATGTGCCGGGCGGCCTGGTAGATGAGCGCCCTTGCGGCTTCTATCTCCGTGGCCATGTCCGCCAGCATGTTCTGGATGGACTGGAAGCTGGAGATGGGCTTTCCGAACTGGATGCGCTGGTGGGCGTAATTCAGGGCCAGCTCGAGGGCGGCCTGGGCGATGCCCACCGCCTGAGCGGCCACCCCGGGCCGTGTGCGGTCCAACGTCCGCATGGCGATGGAGAACCCCATGCCCTCGCGGCCGAGGATGTTAGACTCGGGGATATAGCAATCGTTGAAGGAGAGCTCGCGGGTCGAGGAGGCGCGGATGCCCATCTTGTCCTCCTTCTTCCCGTAGTTGAAACCCTCGGTCCCGTCCTCGACGATGAAGGCGGAGATGCCGCGGGAGCCCTTTGCGCGGTCGGTGATGG
The bacterium DNA segment above includes these coding regions:
- a CDS encoding RNA-binding protein, which encodes MKLFVGSLSWDTTDQTLRDAFKRFGEVVEAKVITERDSGRSRGFGFVTFADDEAGRKAVSEMNGTELDGRTIRVDEASERKPRESRYDR
- the gatA gene encoding Asp-tRNA(Asn)/Glu-tRNA(Gln) amidotransferase subunit GatA, whose amino-acid sequence is MAEAGKRLRELVPQLRADERRLREHAHDALARAGQVKADNNAYISLIEANRLDERLRELTSLTPKVKARLPLYGVPLAVKDNICWRGAPTTCASKILANYRPTYTATVVERLEKAGAVVLGKTNLDEFAFGSSNETSAFGPVTHPRDPSRIPGGSSGGSAVAVAAGSVPLALGSDTGGSTRQPAAFCGVYGLKPTYGRLSRHGLVAFASSMDQIGIFGKNPDDVRLAFEACAGPDPADATSALPPDKLPGNFDPCAGFAVGYVREHRDAEGIQPEVARAFDRLLEKFAGMGCRIVEVSLPSGVHSIAVYVLTALAEASANLARFDGVNYGVRVEEMPEDVVFGPRADRLLRMYAATRGLGFGDEVKRRIMLGTFALAEGYYDAYYLRAQRVRTKIRRELDDAFNRVGLIVSPTFPTTAFKLGEISGKPLATFLGDMFTNPANLAGLPALCVPWGEDDNGLPIGMQLMGPAFSEERLFTAAEALAVVSG
- a CDS encoding HAD family hydrolase codes for the protein MEISWVCLDFGGVLNDDRAARGAMISLAAELVGAPVEEVRAVRREKGSILATLEHYSAGPAAFAVLRERFEGRILENPAAIGAPPYGDVPPALERLTRKYRLALASNTVGTARPWLTRHGLTEYFSLLFLSNEVGYRKPQPEFFSELIAACGVEPGATLMVGDRTDTDLAPALFAGMRAALVRRFPRPLPGYEELREKLFAEVTDLGELADRLGC
- a CDS encoding enoyl-CoA hydratase-related protein, with the protein product MGYEFLHLEKKSVESGLPYYELVIDRPKMNALNRELLVELSECLDGLDDERLSALIVTGAGRAFVAGADISAMSGMTKKEAEQFSLLGQGVFSKLEALPCVTIAAVNGFALGGGCELALACDLRIASREAQMGQPEVKLGLIPGFGGTQRLARLVGPAKAKEMILLGGNYTAEDCLKMGLVNAVVPAEELLPQAREWAFAAAARGPVSVAAAKRAIHSGVWGDPSQAYKNEASAFGALFGEREATEGMTAFVERRPAKFVE
- a CDS encoding acyl-CoA dehydrogenase family protein; its protein translation is MDYLLTPEQTEMRDLARRIAEEKIRPVAAEYDLRQEFPWPIVKIFAQTDLFRTFIPVEYDGLGGGIFELALITEELSRGCGGIALALAGTALGAYPVILFGTEEQKRRLLPAVAAGEKLCAFALTEPDAGSDAGAQKTTAKKVKGGYLLNGTKQWITNGGEAKIYTVITITDRAKGSRGISAFIVEDGTEGFNYGKKEDKMGIRASSTRELSFNDCYIPESNILGREGMGFSIAMRTLDRTRPGVAAQAVGIAQAALELALNYAHQRIQFGKPISSFQSIQNMLADMATEIEAARALIYQAARHIDSGARDISKVSAMSKLLASDVAMRVTTDAVQILGGYGYMKDYPAEKLMRDAKITQIYEGTNQIQRLVIATSMIKELVSKR